The sequence CGAAGAGTTTGGGTTTGGGGGATGAGAGAATGGCCTTGTGGTGCCGTCCAAAGAGAACAGAGGCTAGTAGACCAAATGGGTATCCTAAACTCACGTATCCCACCACTTGCTCTACTTGCTCCACCGCTGATCCTGCGATTGGTACACCTGCCGTACTTgacttcattatttttttttccttttataatATAAAGAAATTGACAAGGAATATCAATTTTGTCTTAGAGTATTCATCAGAAAAGTTATTTGTACTCTGCTcagcaagaaaaaaatatttgaaaacaattaattaatctaACACAATGGTAGGCTACATAAACACACATTGAGACACATAAAAGTTGCAAACttatattaataaaagttaTGCTTGTAGTCTTTAAAAAAAGGCAATTCTtacaaatattcatttttaaaattttgtcacaaaaatagaattCAATAAGAAAATTGACCAAAATAgccctttttattttgaaaatattaatattaatttaatgtaAAACTATCCAAATCAAAGTAAAATACTTTATGGTAGTTGATGCAAATTGTTTTTTCTTAGTTGATGCAAATTCATTTGTATCAATCTACAAAtgatattaacaaaataaataaatgatacaTAATGTCTTATTTATTGTAGTGtaacaattatttattaatactaGTATAGACATATgtacctaattttttttaattccataatgtttgtttttatttttaaaatttttaagttagataaaaaaaaatataattaaacttaTAAACTTCAATATTCATATTGGTGGTCAATGTATTAAattatgttctttttttatagttttatttatgcAATTTTTTCTATAGTAATAATCTAATTAGGAAACTTGAatttgaaactaaaatttattatatttagactGAAAAGAAAGCCTGTAGGACTATAAACAATCATAACTCCTAAAATaccaataaaataacaatagcttaggtatgtttttttttttaaaaagaatagcCTAGGTATGTCCAATCCGGTAAAAATAAACCATTtaaaactgaaccgaaccaaaataaaaaaaatagtttggaTTTTTGGTGGTGAGTTTTTTACCTGGACACCGTCAACAACGCATAGATCACCAACATCATAAGGATGCAAACTTAGACAAAGATAATGGATTCGAAGAGATTTTTGCAAGTGTTTCCGATTATAAAAGTCAGAGCCACCATTTGAGTGGAAAAGAAGAGCAAAACCTTAGTCGTTGCTACTTCTGGAAGCAGTGGCGAAATGACAAGGGTGACCACCATCAAGATCGCTGTcacaaattcatttttaataccTTAACCTGATCATTTAGCAACAACAAGACAAGTGGTTAAACTCAAGAAACACAGACTCTGACTGGTAACAACCAGTGGCGCTCCAATATTTTTGAATTCTTAAACAATGTGCTTTAATCAATCACTTGCATTCTGGGCCGGTCTTGGCAATAACTATTCTATAAGAACAAAGAGCAAGAAAGTGTTTGAGGAGACTTACCACCCATTCTGTGAAAGCTTTTCTAGTGATTTTCCCAGTCTCAGCAGCACCATCAAACATAGGAAACACAAGATCAACCTCTTCCTTAATCATGAACCTAAGCAAATCTTCTTCCTCTATGAAACTAAAACAATAACGAGAAGGTGTGTTTTTGGTCAAATACATTTGATCTTTTGGTTAAATCTGCATGGCCTATTCTGGTCTATATTCCACATACAGTCGATGCATGGATTACTCTTACAAACACCATCTATGTAATCATCATAAATATCAAACGAATGTGCTTCTCGACCCATATAAAACGACAATAGAAGAGTGTTATTCCAAAAATGTTTGGTCTAAAATCAAATGACCAAGAACTATCCGGTGCGAGAGTTTTGACACCGAGATCGTTATTCTTATACTTAAAATAGAGGATTAGTGCTAAGCCATCACCTAGACGATTGCTTgtataatttttacttttatttaaaaaaactagGTGTTTGCGCCGGGTTTTTGTACATTGATATGTTTCAGtagttttaaaactatttttggtgtttgataaaaaaaatatttatcaaacatataaatatatttcaatttatttCAATTTATGCATACAatgttttaagattattttaaaataagcaaaatttgaatacatctaaaaatattttagccTTTTGCGTAAATGGATCTTTTGacctttttattaatttttaaaaactggaTATTATGTTCCTAAATTTTAGAAAGATATACAATGAATTTAGAATGCAATTTAAACAAAgtaaatatgactcaaaactaacccatgattttttttagattttcattTGCTATATTCACTCCAAAAGTTCGGATTATTCACGAAAAtgtcattacttttttttttagaatgagTTTTTTGTTCTatcatcctcatcttcttcaAGTATTTACAATATTGCAATTGCCTTCAATACACCAACCatcatgaacaaccaatttgaagctcttaatgcatcTAAAATCGATTTATACTCCTTCTATCTCATTTAATATGAACTAGAAACAACATCTCTTTCATTTATTGGTGCTTACGATTATTGGTGGGTCGTTTTCGTTTGAGCTTCTGTGTGCTTGGAAAAAACTTTTGTGTGCTAAAAAAGTTATCTCactaatttaaggtatgaaatcgattttttttttcagatctgttcgCCAGTATGTGTAAGTCTTCTGGCAGTAGAAAACTTACACGGAAGTTTTCTGGTCAATTCAaaagttagttttgcaatttacttttatgtttgttttctaGAGACGACTTTTCTAGAAATCGTCCGGTTTTCTTTGTTTACAAAAAATTTTCGAAAATACCACATAAGATTTTCTGGTAAGTTTTCTAAGATAAACATgttaattttgtatttgaacAAATTATGTTAGAAATTAGACttttcctagacgacttacaagaaAGTCGTCCAATAGGAAGTGACGTGGCAGGTGAGAAGTGAGCATTGTTTTACTTTATTGATACTATACTAGACTAGACTAGATAGATATTATTGGTTAACTacattgttttgaaaaaaaattatattaatgcTCTGTTGAATATCAATATTTACCCAATTGTCCATTTAAAGTTGGAATAGTCTTTATAAGGTTtgcaatatatatgtatttcagTCTTATTTTGGTTCACTTTGttcggatttttttttctaatataaaGTAACTTTATCATCGAATATGGATAATTCTGTATGATTACAGTCCAGAGTTTAATCAAATCATGAATTTTCAAAGAAATTCAGGTTTcagagaaaaatatatatgtaaattactCATTCCAAACATAGCATATGTCATATCTACCGGTACTCTCCTGAAATCTGCATGTAAAACCACCCTGACTACCATTGTATATATTCCACGAACACAAATAGCATTGCTTATCACCAACTTCTCGGTTATCATCGTAGATATCAAACGAATGGGATTCTCCACCCCACTTAAAATTACAAGAAAAGCGTGTTGTGCCAAAAAAAGCTGGTGTAAACTTGAACGACCACCTACTATCCGGTGCGAGAGTTTGGACACCGAGATCGTCATCCTTAGACTTACAATGGAGTGTTAGTGTTAAGCCACCACCAAGCTTATTGATAATCTCCACCGTTCTCTTCCCACGAATACCATCAAAAAGCTTATTGGTAATCTCCCCTGTTCTCCCCTCAGTAATAGTTTCCACTTGTGACGCCACCAAATGGACGAATAGGGATATGACCACCACATAAACTTGCcatttcttcatttttgctaTACTTTTTTAAGTTCAAAGTGTATTCTACGAATACTATTTGTAGTGGTACTCATAAGAAGCCTTTGATGAGCCCATCTCGTTGTTGATTCTATTTGGTAATTTTTAGGGTCAATAGTACAATGTATATTGAAGCAAAAGTCAAAGCTAATACCTAATCAAAACGTTACATATCACTTTACAGATTTACATtaacatatatgtaaatatattttcccATAATTGTTTAATTCATGGTTTAGTGTGGACGTGCATCGCTAAAAATCTTATCATAAAAGATAAAaccattgatattttttttgttttgttttaggtttgcaaaTTAAACTGACACTACGTCAAAACTATTGGTTAGAAATTTTGTAATATATGTGATTGtgctaccaaaaaaaaatgttgagaAATGTTTGTAAGAAactctaacaaaaaaaataaactaaaaatttataGATACATATATTGGTTCAAATCTTTATACTCAGAAAAATTAAATGTAAAACTAATCCAAACGGAACTAGATTCAATAATAATTTAAGAACTAATCCCAACAGATCCAATGATCCACACCTAATCTGAAAACATGAATTTGTAAGATCAGGGGCGGATCTACTTTATATAAGAGTGCAATTGTACCCACCCACAATTTAATTAATGATCAATCTAATTTGTTGCACCCACATtagaatttaaataatatttttcgcAATGATTAATATATGTCTCTCAAATCTCAATGATCAATATTCTTAATGACTATATTACTGATTCTTATTGACTGACtgatgatattaacatataatatGGTCAGACTTTATGACTTTAAAATCTTTCAACTTTAAAAATCTCAGAAATCCATGCCGAAGGGTGTCATCACTCGAGGAACTCTGTTTTTCTCAAATCGTCTGACTAGTGACCATTAACATATAAATATGGTCAGGGGAAAACTGATATACTTAATGACCATGTTAACATATAAATATGGTCAGGCGAAGTATGCCATATATTATTGACCATATTCTTACTAATTAATATATGTTTCTCAAGTCTCAATGATCGATATTCTTACTGATTATTACTGACCATACTAATATACACATCTGGCCAGGCGAATACGTACTGGCATATTAATagatttatatgttaatatcgTCAGTCAGTATTTAATATGGTCAATAAGAATATTGATCATTGATAGACGAATAACTGATAGTACGTGACGGAGGATAGTACGTGATGGAGGAGAGACATAAACTTGGTATAAGCTTAAGAATTTTGTAGTACCAGTTGTTAGAATGTTAAAAGACTGTGAAAAAGTTGATTAAACAAGTCTTgtaataaattgtttaaaacGATTTAATAAAGCAAAAGCTGTTTTTTTGAGAGATTGTCTCTCAATCTATTTTCTGAATTACTTAATTATTGTTGTATCTTGCACTTACATCAAGTGTGCGTTAGGGATATCATATGAATAGATTTTTGTTGTTGAATAATTAATCTCCCGATTCATTTTTGTCAACAAAGAAGCTAGTCCGTTCAAGAAAATGTTTGCTTACTTCTCTTctattaataaaaacaattcaTCCTATTAAAAGCTTTAAAATATTTCACGTATAGGCATGTAAATATAAGTCAAGGATCTCTTCAGCTTGTAAATGAAACTTAACCTACTCTGGTTTAATAATGTGCAAAAATACAAGAGTATCTCCAATGTTTTATTCtaagataatttttttgataacatttctaaaatgatattaatattcattatagagaaaaaaataaaaatatattaaagtaGTTTTTCCTTTGAATATTATTATAGAGGCAAAGATAAAAATGGGTAGAGATGATCTACTAAGTGATCATTGTTTGATAACATAAATACATGGCTAATACAAAGCAAAGGGGGAAAGCCGAAACACTAAAGCAAGATTAAGGTTGAACATAGTGATTAGTAAAAGTTTTTATAGAGAGAGATAGATATTAGGTAGAGAACAAGGTGGCATATATTTCTAAGAACACTTGGATTATAACACTGTGGTGTTGAAGAGAGTTCAACGATAGAAAACACTGAAGAAGCTGTTGTAGCTCGGCCGCTGCAAAGATCTGTCTCTCAACAATCATCTCCACCATTGACTTCCTGAAATCCTGATACGGATCATGTGACTTCTTCACCACCGCAAAACTCTCCCCCTTAGAGTAGTCCGAGGAGAAGCTTCTAGAAGAAACGAGTGTATCTCTATCgtcactctcttcttcttcctcgctaCACGACCAGCACCAAGACCCACTTGACTTAAAACTAGAGGTAAGAAGAGGATCAGAACCAAACTGAGATGATCTCTGCTTCCTCTTTGTCTTAATCTTCTTCCTTATATCTCGAAAGGAACGGCTTCCTTCGTAGAAAGGGTTTGGAGGGAAGGCATAAGGCTTAGGTTTGTGACGGTCCACGCGTGGAGCTTTGGTAAGGAAGAATCTCTCGGAAGAGGTGGTGTGGCTTGCAACAGCAGAAGTGTCAAAGACGTCGTATAGACCTCGTGATCGGCAAGAGTTTAGAGATGACCTGACTATGCTTGGAACCCTGAGCCTCATTCTTTTGTCCATGTTTGACAATATTGAtggagagagtgagagagataaGGAAAATGACTATTGAAGAAGACTCATGTATTAAAGGAGTGTATGTCATACGAGACTTGTGACTTGTGAGGTAAGGAGAGATAATctgttattttttctttcttgttttggtATGCATATTTCGTAATATTGTTGATGATACAACATTTTACTTACCCATTATGCAATGTCTTTTGTCTTTTATCTGTCGTCTTTTACTTCAAACTATTCGAATAGCTGActccaaaaatatatgtttggAATTTTCCTTCTTGATCTTTtctttctgtttttcttttgtgtatATTCTTTACTTgttttaactaataaaaatatattttaatttgaaaattttgacagAAAATGTGTGTTTGTAATGCTTGTCATCTTGCAGAAGTCAGTTCTTTTTAGCTTTTCGAATTCCCTACCATCATGGAATTTTCTAAGTTTTCGTAATATGTAAAGAGCAGAATGATTATCTCTCtagtctttatttttttcttgtatattttcttatttgtatttttattactacattattattttgttcagttaaagttcatattaatacattttactatttttgtttgtgtgtgaTAAACTTTTTTAAAGGGAAAAATGTATGATAATAAATTTGATGGTTTTGCATTCTATTTGGTATAACATAGTGTTCCCAGCAAAAGCGTAGATGATATACTTATGGTGATGAATTTGTTCCAATGTGCTTGCGATGTATCTAATGTGACTCTCTACCTATGTAAATATTGGTTGTGTTGGATAAAATTTTACAATCTTGAATTTACAAATAGGTGACAAGATGTGTCTTTCTATGCCAGCAAAATGGTTACAAGATGTATCTTTCTATACTGAAAAATGATAACAAGATGTATGTTTTTGTCTCCGTTGGTTTGAACTCAACATCTAAATGCTACTTAGTTTTAAACTAAGCCTAATCGGATTTTGATTTTGcaagaagacaaaaaaaacgAGTCAGATCATGGGCCCACTTATCCAGCGCCTATACATGGGCTTTAGCCCAACACGACAACCCTACCGGCAACAAAGTTACTACTGTGACTTAAACGCTGACGTTTTGAGCTTAAGAGAAATTAGCTTAGACCAGTTCCCCCACGAAgctcgtcgtcgtcgtcgtcgtcctGAGCTTGTAACCACCGATGGAGATCGATGATTCAGGTGACGTTCTCGATCTCACTAGCTGCCAGCTCCACAGTCTCGACTCAATCGAGTTACCTCCGACGCTAATTGAGCTGGACCTTACGGCGAACCGTTTATCGGAACTGGACTCGAGGATCGCGCACCTCTC comes from Brassica rapa cultivar Chiifu-401-42 chromosome A02, CAAS_Brap_v3.01, whole genome shotgun sequence and encodes:
- the LOC103851290 gene encoding transcription repressor OFP8, with protein sequence MDKRMRLRVPSIVRSSLNSCRSRGLYDVFDTSAVASHTTSSERFFLTKAPRVDRHKPKPYAFPPNPFYEGSRSFRDIRKKIKTKRKQRSSQFGSDPLLTSSFKSSGSWCWSCSEEEEESDDRDTLVSSRSFSSDYSKGESFAVVKKSHDPYQDFRKSMVEMIVERQIFAAAELQQLLQCFLSLNSLQHHSVIIQVFLEIYATLFST
- the LOC117131757 gene encoding S-protein homolog 3-like, with the translated sequence MKKWQVYVVVISLFVHLVASQVETITEGRTGEITNKLFDGIRGKRTVEIINKLGGGLTLTLHCKSKDDDLGVQTLAPDSRWSFNFIEEEDLLRFMIKEEVDLVFPMFDGAAETGKITRKAFTEWVNSYCQDRPRMQVID